In Streptomyces sp. NBC_00878, a single window of DNA contains:
- a CDS encoding NDP-sugar synthase, with protein MTEAILLVGGKGTRLRPLTVHTPKPMVPAAGVPFLTHQLARARAAGVEHIVLATSYLAEVFEPYFGDGSSLGLHIEYVTEEEPLGTGGAIRNVASRLSSAPDDPVLIFNGDILTGLDIPALISTHQSSGADVSLHLTRVADPRAYGLVPTDSSGRVQAFLEKPQTPEEIVTDQINAGAYVFRRSVIDTIPAGRPVSVERETFPELLSSGAHLQGMVDSTYWLDLGTPQAFVRGSADLVLGRAPSPAVPGRCGDRLVLPSATVAPDAKLTGGTVVGHGATVGEGARVSGSTILDGAVIAPGAVITDSLIGARAHVGARSILTGVVVGDGASVGPDNELREGVRIWCDAQIPTAALRFSSDQ; from the coding sequence GTGACAGAAGCGATCCTCCTGGTCGGCGGCAAAGGCACACGGCTGCGCCCCCTCACGGTGCACACGCCGAAGCCGATGGTTCCGGCGGCCGGGGTACCGTTCCTCACGCACCAGCTGGCACGAGCGAGAGCGGCGGGGGTCGAGCACATAGTGCTCGCCACGTCCTATCTGGCCGAGGTCTTCGAGCCCTACTTCGGCGACGGCTCGTCGCTGGGGCTCCACATCGAGTACGTCACCGAGGAGGAGCCCCTCGGCACCGGCGGCGCCATCCGGAACGTGGCCTCCCGTCTGAGCTCGGCTCCCGACGACCCGGTCCTGATCTTCAACGGGGACATCCTGACGGGCCTGGACATCCCGGCCCTGATCTCCACGCACCAGTCGTCGGGCGCGGACGTCTCCCTGCACCTGACGAGGGTGGCGGACCCGAGGGCGTACGGCCTGGTCCCCACGGACTCGTCGGGCCGGGTCCAGGCGTTCCTGGAGAAACCCCAGACCCCCGAGGAGATCGTCACCGACCAGATCAACGCGGGCGCGTACGTCTTCCGCCGCTCGGTGATCGACACGATCCCGGCGGGCCGCCCGGTCTCGGTCGAACGGGAAACGTTCCCGGAGCTCCTCTCCTCCGGCGCCCACCTCCAGGGCATGGTCGACTCGACCTACTGGCTCGACCTGGGCACACCGCAGGCGTTCGTACGCGGCTCCGCCGACCTGGTTCTCGGCCGCGCCCCGTCCCCGGCCGTCCCGGGCCGCTGCGGCGACCGCCTGGTCCTCCCGTCGGCCACGGTCGCTCCGGACGCCAAACTGACCGGCGGCACCGTCGTGGGCCACGGCGCCACGGTGGGCGAGGGCGCCCGCGTATCCGGCAGCACGATCCTGGACGGCGCGGTCATCGCCCCCGGCGCGGTGATCACGGACTCCCTGATCGGCGCCCGCGCCCACGTAGGCGCCCGCTCGATCCTCACCGGAGTGGTGGTGGGCGACGGCGCCTCGGTGGGCCCGGACAACGAACTCCGCGAAGGCGTACGCATCTGGTGCGACGCCCAGATCCCGACCGCAGCACTCCGCTTCTCATCGGACCAGTAA
- a CDS encoding LCP family protein: MSDGGGTRGAVPGPAAGPAVGASPTGAGVRRRRRRWLRYTAIGVAVIVVGAAGAGWALYEKLNGNITSDDDTAAELARYEKERPTSLVRDAQNILLIGSDSRSGNGNRKYGRDSGTERSDTTILLHLAANRRSATAMSLPRDLMVDVPSCRRPDGTRAEPVFAMFNRAFQIGGSACTIRTVEKLTNIRIDHHMVVDFHGFKDMVDAVDGVEVCLKEPIDDPAAKLRLPAGKVKLNGEQSLGYVRARKTIGDGSDTERMDRQQRFLGALVSKVRSNDVLLNPVKLYPVLDAATSSLTTDPGLASLRGLYDLARGMRDIPTERVQFLTVPREAYALNANRDQLVEPEAEKLFERLRMDAPLVVTKELPDDSGAKRSTVESGGGKGAYGDSRNYAPYGSSYHESHDGKSGGIRPGDPSLTPSPTPTFRGNTAAEDACG, encoded by the coding sequence GTGAGCGACGGCGGTGGGACGCGCGGTGCGGTGCCGGGTCCGGCGGCCGGCCCCGCTGTCGGCGCGTCTCCCACCGGGGCCGGTGTCAGGCGGCGTCGGCGGCGGTGGCTGCGGTACACGGCCATCGGGGTCGCCGTCATCGTGGTGGGGGCCGCGGGGGCCGGCTGGGCGCTGTACGAGAAGCTGAACGGGAACATCACGTCGGACGACGACACCGCCGCCGAACTCGCGCGGTACGAGAAGGAGCGGCCGACCTCACTGGTGCGCGACGCGCAGAACATCCTGCTGATCGGGTCGGACTCGCGGTCGGGGAACGGGAACCGGAAGTACGGCCGGGACTCCGGCACCGAGCGGTCCGACACCACGATCCTGCTCCACCTCGCGGCGAACCGGCGCAGCGCGACCGCGATGTCCCTCCCCCGGGACCTGATGGTGGACGTGCCGAGTTGCCGCCGGCCCGACGGCACCCGTGCCGAGCCAGTGTTCGCGATGTTCAACCGCGCCTTCCAGATCGGCGGTTCGGCCTGCACGATCCGTACCGTCGAGAAGCTGACGAACATCCGGATCGATCACCACATGGTCGTGGACTTCCACGGCTTCAAGGACATGGTCGACGCCGTCGACGGGGTCGAGGTCTGCCTGAAGGAGCCGATCGACGATCCCGCCGCCAAGCTCCGGCTGCCCGCGGGCAAGGTGAAGCTCAACGGCGAGCAGTCCCTCGGGTACGTACGCGCGCGCAAGACCATCGGTGACGGCAGCGACACCGAGCGGATGGACCGCCAGCAGCGCTTCCTGGGCGCCCTCGTCAGCAAGGTGCGCAGCAATGACGTACTGCTGAATCCCGTGAAGCTCTATCCGGTGCTGGACGCGGCGACCTCGTCGCTCACCACCGACCCCGGCCTCGCGAGCCTGCGGGGCCTGTACGACCTGGCCCGCGGCATGCGCGACATCCCCACCGAACGTGTGCAATTCCTGACGGTGCCACGAGAGGCGTACGCCCTCAACGCGAATCGCGACCAGCTCGTGGAACCCGAGGCGGAGAAACTCTTCGAACGGCTGCGTATGGACGCGCCCTTGGTGGTCACCAAGGAACTTCCGGACGATTCCGGCGCGAAGAGGAGCACCGTGGAGTCGGGCGGTGGCAAGGGCGCGTATGGGGATTCGCGCAACTACGCGCCCTATGGGAGTAGTTATCACGAGAGTCACGATGGCAAATCGGGTGGAATCCGGCCCGGCGACCCTTCACTCACACCAAGTCCTACGCCGACTTTCCGCGGGAACACGGCCGCCGAGGACGCGTGCGGTTAA
- a CDS encoding coenzyme F420-0:L-glutamate ligase, producing the protein MPSDEPGCQGYRVWALPGLPEVRPGDDLAKLIASAEPGLVDGDVLLVTSKIVSKAEGRIVEAADREAAIDAETVRVVARRGALRIVENRQGLVMAAAGVDASNTPSGTVLLLPEDADASARAIRDGLRDALGVEVGVVVTDTFGRPWRTGLTDVAIGAAGVRVLDDLRGGTDAHGNPLSATVVATADELASAGDLVKGKAAGLPVAVVRGLAHVVLSTNGEDGEDCEDEGTRGMVRGARDDMFRLGTSEAVREAVTQRRTVRAFTDEPVDPGAVRRAVAAAVTAPAPHHTTPWRFVLLESAESRTRLLDAMRDAWVADLERDGKSAESIAKRVRRGDVLRGAPYLVVPCLVMDGSHTYGDERRDGAEREMFVVAAGAGVQNFLVALAGERLGSAWVSSTMFCREVVRDVLGLPEGWDPMGAVAVGHAAEEPRARPERDAGAFIEVR; encoded by the coding sequence CTGCCGTCGGATGAGCCCGGCTGTCAGGGCTATCGGGTCTGGGCGCTGCCCGGACTGCCCGAGGTACGGCCGGGGGACGATCTCGCCAAGCTGATCGCCAGTGCCGAGCCGGGGCTCGTCGACGGGGACGTGCTGCTGGTCACCTCGAAGATCGTGTCCAAGGCCGAGGGACGGATCGTCGAGGCGGCGGACCGGGAGGCCGCCATCGACGCCGAGACCGTACGGGTCGTCGCACGGCGCGGGGCGCTGCGGATCGTGGAGAACCGGCAGGGGCTGGTGATGGCCGCCGCCGGCGTCGACGCCTCCAACACACCCTCCGGGACCGTGCTGTTGCTGCCCGAGGACGCCGACGCCTCCGCGCGCGCGATCCGCGACGGGCTGCGGGACGCGCTCGGGGTCGAGGTCGGAGTCGTCGTCACCGACACCTTCGGGCGGCCCTGGCGGACCGGGCTCACCGATGTCGCCATCGGGGCCGCCGGAGTGCGCGTACTCGACGATCTGCGAGGCGGTACGGACGCGCACGGGAATCCGCTCAGCGCCACCGTGGTCGCCACCGCCGACGAGCTCGCCTCAGCCGGTGACCTGGTCAAGGGCAAGGCGGCCGGGCTGCCCGTCGCGGTCGTGCGCGGACTGGCTCATGTTGTGCTGAGCACGAACGGCGAGGACGGCGAGGACTGCGAGGACGAAGGGACGCGAGGCATGGTCCGGGGCGCGCGTGACGACATGTTCCGGCTCGGCACCTCCGAGGCCGTCCGGGAGGCCGTCACCCAGCGGCGTACCGTCCGGGCCTTCACCGACGAGCCCGTCGATCCGGGTGCCGTACGGCGCGCGGTGGCCGCCGCCGTGACCGCGCCCGCGCCGCATCACACGACGCCCTGGAGGTTCGTACTCCTGGAGTCGGCGGAGTCGCGTACGCGGCTGCTCGATGCCATGCGGGACGCCTGGGTCGCCGATCTGGAGCGGGACGGGAAGAGCGCGGAGTCCATCGCCAAGCGGGTGCGGCGCGGGGACGTGCTGCGGGGCGCGCCGTATCTCGTCGTGCCGTGCCTCGTCATGGACGGGTCCCACACCTACGGCGACGAGCGGCGGGACGGGGCCGAGCGGGAGATGTTCGTGGTCGCCGCGGGCGCCGGGGTGCAGAACTTCCTCGTCGCGCTCGCCGGGGAGCGGCTCGGGTCCGCGTGGGTGTCGTCGACGATGTTCTGCCGGGAGGTCGTGCGGGACGTGCTCGGGCTGCCGGAGGGATGGGATCCCATGGGGGCCGTCGCCGTCGGGCACGCGGCGGAGGAGCCGCGGGCTCGGCCGGAGCGGGATGCGGGGGCGTTCATCGAGGTGCGCTGA
- a CDS encoding DNA-3-methyladenine glycosylase, translated as MAGRFDPRPTRTTVRGGHVVVPGQARAGRAAGLGGRTRSWAPPWPVDLGLVLGPLRRGPADPTFRTTPDGAVWRASLTPVGPGTLRVSVRAGVVEGEAWGPGAEWLLEQLPRMLGELDDPDAFEPRHRLVALARHRRPGLRLTRTGLVLESLIPSILEQKVTTDEAYRAWRLLVRKYGVPAPGPRTGTGAGAGAGTGAVAGGGGPGGGMFVMPAPRVWALIPSWEWHRAGVDNKRASTILRVVQVARRMEEAVGFEAGRAQERLEVVAGVGPWTSAEVVQRSHGAADAVTVGDLHLPGIVGYALAGDRDADDSVMLSLLEPYAGQRHRAARLILLSGRTPGRRQPRMPRGDIGRL; from the coding sequence GTGGCCGGACGTTTCGATCCTCGGCCCACGCGTACGACCGTGCGCGGCGGGCATGTTGTCGTGCCCGGGCAGGCGCGGGCGGGCCGGGCGGCCGGCCTCGGCGGGCGTACGCGGAGTTGGGCGCCGCCCTGGCCGGTGGATCTCGGGCTCGTGCTCGGGCCGTTGCGGCGGGGGCCCGCCGATCCGACCTTCCGTACGACGCCTGACGGGGCCGTGTGGCGGGCCAGTCTCACGCCTGTCGGGCCCGGGACGCTGCGGGTGTCCGTGCGGGCGGGGGTCGTCGAAGGGGAGGCGTGGGGGCCCGGGGCCGAGTGGTTGCTGGAGCAGTTGCCGCGGATGCTCGGGGAGTTGGACGATCCCGATGCCTTCGAGCCGCGGCATCGGCTGGTGGCATTGGCCCGGCATCGGCGGCCCGGGTTGCGGCTGACGCGTACGGGGCTGGTGCTGGAGTCGTTGATTCCGTCGATTCTTGAGCAGAAGGTCACGACGGACGAGGCGTATCGGGCCTGGCGGTTGCTTGTGCGGAAGTACGGAGTGCCTGCGCCTGGGCCCCGGACCGGGACTGGGGCTGGGGCTGGGGCTGGGACCGGAGCTGTGGCGGGTGGAGGCGGGCCTGGTGGGGGGATGTTCGTGATGCCCGCGCCTCGGGTCTGGGCCTTGATTCCCTCGTGGGAGTGGCATCGGGCCGGGGTCGACAACAAGCGGGCGTCGACGATTCTGCGGGTCGTTCAGGTGGCTCGGCGGATGGAGGAGGCGGTGGGGTTCGAGGCGGGGCGGGCCCAGGAGCGGCTTGAGGTGGTGGCGGGGGTGGGGCCGTGGACCTCGGCGGAGGTTGTGCAGCGGAGTCATGGGGCGGCGGATGCGGTGACGGTCGGGGACCTGCACCTTCCCGGGATCGTGGGGTATGCGTTGGCCGGGGACCGGGATGCGGACGACTCCGTGATGTTGTCGTTGCTGGAGCCGTATGCGGGGCAGCGGCATCGGGCTGCTCGGCTCATTTTGTTGAGTGGGCGTACGCCGGGGCGGCGGCAGCCGCGGATGCCTCGGGGGGATATTGGGCGGCTGTGA
- a CDS encoding cysteine dioxygenase family protein, giving the protein MNSDSDLQIAGDILEVPHLLQTPREHPATVAEFVGLARSIAADRSQWEHLVQYDATSRWYHRLHTGPGYEVWLLSWVPGQGSGLHDHGRSSGVLTVLEGALTERTERGTRALGAGAQRVFAPGYVHEVVNDSLDPAISLHVYYPGLTEMPMHGVRCAVAEVSQSA; this is encoded by the coding sequence ATGAACAGCGACAGCGACCTCCAGATCGCCGGCGACATCCTCGAAGTACCGCACCTCCTCCAGACACCGCGCGAGCACCCGGCCACCGTGGCGGAGTTCGTCGGCCTCGCCCGCTCCATCGCGGCCGACCGCTCCCAGTGGGAACACCTCGTCCAGTACGACGCGACGTCCCGCTGGTACCACCGGCTGCACACCGGGCCCGGCTACGAGGTGTGGCTGCTCTCCTGGGTGCCCGGGCAGGGCAGCGGGCTGCACGACCACGGCCGCTCCTCCGGCGTACTGACGGTCCTGGAGGGCGCGTTGACCGAGCGCACCGAGCGGGGCACGCGCGCCTTGGGCGCGGGCGCCCAGCGTGTGTTCGCGCCCGGGTACGTGCACGAGGTCGTCAACGACTCGCTCGATCCGGCCATAAGCCTGCACGTGTACTACCCGGGGTTGACGGAGATGCCGATGCACGGCGTCCGGTGCGCGGTGGCGGAGGTCTCACAGTCGGCGTGA
- a CDS encoding N-acetylmuramoyl-L-alanine amidase, whose translation MSRIRGMRGYLASSIAVTCAAALAFPLALSTDAAAKPPAAKSPTTERAATDGQPSERSARARPATARTSVKGAKGAKGATAAGMVAAAAAAGAAPGRRATTGPVTAPSATDRSIPGSTQSLPLKPLGPLAPPTPVTPPPTSGDRILPPASVLDSASASASAQGLPRRDVRHFSLVGVVWDNPDTELHGRVQVRTRAAGSAKWSAWQDVDTHNHEHAADPDTAERTSGRVRGSTAPLWVGASDGVEVRVQAEADGRAGVDGRAVSGDPLPRGLHVELIDPGVDPAAEPPPQGSGQETPRVNVLTPESAASSAVNADLAPLGATEIPALSRKQTQADLLATRGESADPGSATDTPGATGTAGSTGTGNTADAVDPADTSGAAAVPGAKPYVGARPRIVTRRGWGADETLRERNFAYTKTVKSAFVHHSASGNNYRCAQAPSVIRSIYRYHVKSSGWRDIGYNFLIDKCGNIYEGRAGGVAKAVMGAHTLGFNTNSMGIAVLGSFGATNPPAVAVTAIAKLTAWKLGLFGANPKGKTYLKSGGGNLYRKGKNVRLNVISGHRDGFATECPGGRLYAKLGSARAASARHQGR comes from the coding sequence ATGTCCAGGATCAGGGGCATGCGCGGATATCTTGCTTCCTCGATCGCCGTCACATGTGCGGCCGCCCTGGCCTTCCCCCTGGCCCTGTCCACCGACGCCGCGGCCAAGCCACCGGCGGCAAAGAGCCCGACCACCGAACGGGCGGCAACGGACGGACAGCCATCCGAAAGATCGGCCCGAGCCCGACCGGCAACGGCGAGGACATCAGTAAAGGGGGCAAAGGGAGCGAAGGGGGCGACGGCAGCCGGGATGGTGGCCGCTGCGGCTGCTGCGGGGGCCGCCCCCGGCAGGCGCGCGACCACAGGGCCGGTGACCGCCCCCTCGGCGACGGACCGCTCGATCCCCGGCAGCACCCAGTCCCTCCCCCTCAAGCCCCTGGGTCCCCTCGCACCCCCGACGCCCGTCACCCCGCCCCCGACCTCCGGCGACCGCATCCTGCCTCCCGCGTCCGTCCTGGATTCCGCCTCCGCCTCCGCCTCCGCCCAAGGGCTCCCGCGACGCGATGTACGCCACTTCTCGCTCGTCGGCGTCGTCTGGGACAACCCCGACACGGAACTCCACGGCCGCGTCCAGGTCCGCACCCGCGCGGCCGGCAGCGCGAAGTGGTCCGCCTGGCAGGACGTGGACACGCACAACCACGAACACGCGGCGGACCCGGACACCGCGGAGCGCACCTCCGGCCGGGTACGAGGTTCCACGGCCCCCCTGTGGGTCGGCGCCTCGGACGGTGTGGAGGTCCGTGTCCAGGCCGAGGCGGACGGCAGGGCGGGAGTGGACGGCCGGGCCGTCTCCGGCGACCCCCTCCCCAGGGGCCTGCACGTCGAACTGATCGACCCCGGGGTCGATCCGGCGGCCGAGCCCCCGCCCCAGGGTTCAGGACAGGAGACCCCGCGCGTCAACGTCCTGACCCCGGAGTCCGCGGCCTCCTCCGCCGTCAACGCCGATCTCGCCCCCCTCGGCGCCACCGAGATCCCCGCCCTCAGCCGGAAGCAGACGCAGGCCGACCTGCTCGCGACCCGCGGCGAGTCGGCGGACCCGGGGAGTGCGACGGACACGCCAGGCGCAACGGGTACGGCAGGGTCGACGGGCACCGGAAATACGGCTGACGCCGTCGACCCGGCAGACACCTCGGGCGCGGCGGCGGTTCCGGGCGCGAAGCCGTACGTCGGCGCACGTCCGCGTATCGTCACCCGGCGCGGCTGGGGTGCCGACGAGACGCTCCGCGAGCGGAACTTCGCCTACACGAAGACGGTGAAGTCCGCCTTCGTCCACCACTCCGCCTCGGGCAACAACTACCGCTGCGCGCAGGCCCCTTCGGTCATCCGCAGTATCTACCGCTACCACGTGAAGAGCAGTGGCTGGCGGGACATCGGCTACAACTTCCTCATCGACAAGTGCGGAAACATCTACGAGGGGCGGGCCGGGGGCGTGGCCAAGGCGGTCATGGGCGCGCACACTCTCGGTTTCAACACCAACAGCATGGGGATCGCGGTCCTCGGGAGCTTCGGTGCGACGAACCCGCCGGCCGTCGCCGTGACGGCGATCGCGAAGCTCACGGCATGGAAGCTCGGCCTCTTCGGAGCGAACCCGAAGGGCAAGACCTACCTCAAGTCCGGGGGCGGAAATCTGTACCGAAAAGGAAAGAACGTACGACTCAATGTAATCTCCGGTCACCGGGATGGTTTCGCCACCGAATGCCCGGGCGGCCGGCTGTACGCGAAGCTCGGCAGCGCCCGTGCCGCTTCGGCCCGCCACCAGGGACGATGA
- the cofD gene encoding 2-phospho-L-lactate transferase: protein MRIVVLAGGIGGARFLRGLRQAAPDADVTVIGNTGDDIHLFGLKVCPDLDTVMYTLGGGINEEQGWGRTDETFHLKEELAAYGVGPEWFGLGDRDFATHIVRTQMLSAGYPLSAVTEALCDRWKPGVRLIPMSDDRVETHVAVEIDGERKAIHFQEYWVRLRASVDAYAVVPVGADQAKPAPGVLEAIASADVILFPPSNPVVSVGTILAVPGIREAIAEAGVPVVGLSPIVGDAPVRGMADKVLAAVGVESTAAAVAEHYGSGLLDGWLVDTVDAATVERIAAAGIRCRAVPLMMTDLDATAEMARQALTLAEEVRDA from the coding sequence ATGCGCATTGTGGTTCTGGCAGGCGGCATCGGTGGTGCCCGGTTCCTGCGTGGTCTGAGGCAGGCCGCGCCGGACGCGGACGTCACGGTCATCGGCAACACCGGGGACGACATCCACCTCTTCGGGCTGAAGGTCTGCCCGGACCTCGACACGGTGATGTACACACTCGGCGGCGGTATCAACGAGGAGCAGGGCTGGGGGCGGACCGACGAGACCTTCCACCTCAAGGAGGAGCTGGCGGCGTACGGGGTCGGGCCAGAGTGGTTCGGGCTCGGCGACCGGGACTTCGCGACGCACATCGTGCGGACGCAGATGCTCAGCGCCGGGTATCCCCTCAGCGCCGTCACCGAGGCGCTGTGCGACCGGTGGAAGCCGGGTGTCCGGCTGATCCCCATGTCCGACGACCGCGTCGAGACCCATGTGGCCGTCGAGATCGACGGTGAACGCAAGGCCATTCACTTCCAGGAGTACTGGGTACGGCTGCGGGCCTCCGTGGACGCGTACGCCGTGGTGCCCGTCGGGGCCGACCAGGCCAAGCCGGCCCCCGGGGTGCTGGAGGCGATCGCCTCCGCCGACGTGATTCTCTTCCCGCCGTCCAACCCGGTCGTGTCCGTCGGCACGATCCTCGCCGTGCCCGGCATCCGGGAGGCCATCGCCGAGGCGGGCGTTCCCGTGGTCGGCCTCTCCCCCATCGTCGGCGACGCGCCCGTGCGCGGGATGGCCGACAAGGTTCTCGCGGCCGTCGGCGTCGAGTCCACGGCCGCCGCCGTCGCCGAGCACTACGGCTCGGGGCTCCTCGACGGCTGGCTCGTCGACACGGTGGACGCCGCGACGGTGGAGCGGATCGCCGCCGCGGGCATCCGGTGCCGGGCCGTGCCGCTGATGATGACCGACCTCGACGCGACGGCCGAGATGGCCCGTCAGGCGCTGACGCTGGCGGAGGAGGTGCGGGACGCTTGA
- a CDS encoding LCP family protein, with protein sequence MDAQGRGRADDIDPADQWVLNPNTGDYELRLQPSAPQSSVPGPRRTATRTGASAANPRTAPGRERVLPGTDVPGPRRRRGAPEAPLPGRRRTRANPKKSRAKKALLWTGGGMALVLVGISAAAYAYIKHLEGNVKTTDVGSAGASGFSKNEAFNILIIGTDKRTGAGNEGYGDKGSVGHADTNILLHVSKDRTNATAMSIPRDLIVDIPDCPTKQEDGTEKIVSGTLNQRFNTSLGQGGRDPGCTMRTVEAVTGIKPQHFMMADFNAVKTLTTAVDGVDVCVEKAVNDKESKLKLPAGTSKVEGEQALAFVRTRHSFGNQGDLDRIKVQQQFLGSLMRKMASSDTLTNPSKLLKLAEAATNALTVDTGIGKVSTLKDVALELKKVPPKNISFTTVPVVDNPAEKIKATVVVDESRAPQVFQMIKSDTSLTAVKQKEAKEKAAVAARLKGEKSAASEVRVRILNGGAPNGAAQAQLNWLQLQAGVLKSENAGVLGSTQPKTTLEYAPDQADQARKLADIMGLSGSAMKPGKSVANSQGLPTMSLVLGEDFKGAGVKMNSTSAAASDVEKSTADKVQCAS encoded by the coding sequence GTGGACGCGCAAGGCCGTGGGCGGGCGGACGATATCGATCCCGCAGACCAGTGGGTACTCAACCCGAACACCGGCGACTACGAACTGCGACTGCAGCCTTCCGCACCGCAGTCATCGGTTCCCGGTCCCCGGAGAACCGCCACGCGCACCGGCGCGTCCGCAGCGAACCCGCGCACCGCGCCGGGCCGGGAGCGTGTGCTCCCCGGCACGGATGTGCCCGGCCCGCGCAGACGCCGCGGTGCACCGGAGGCACCACTTCCGGGCCGCCGTCGGACGCGCGCCAACCCGAAGAAGTCGCGGGCGAAGAAGGCACTGCTGTGGACCGGTGGTGGCATGGCGCTCGTGCTGGTCGGCATCTCGGCGGCGGCGTATGCCTACATCAAGCACCTTGAGGGCAACGTCAAGACGACGGATGTCGGCAGCGCGGGTGCGAGCGGCTTCAGCAAGAACGAGGCCTTCAACATCCTGATCATCGGTACGGACAAGCGCACCGGCGCGGGCAACGAGGGCTACGGCGACAAGGGCAGCGTCGGGCACGCCGACACGAACATCCTGTTGCACGTCTCCAAGGACCGTACGAACGCGACCGCGATGAGCATTCCGCGTGACCTGATCGTCGACATCCCGGACTGTCCGACCAAGCAGGAGGACGGCACGGAGAAGATCGTTTCGGGGACGCTCAACCAGCGCTTCAACACGAGTCTGGGTCAGGGCGGCCGGGACCCGGGCTGCACCATGCGCACGGTCGAGGCGGTCACCGGCATCAAGCCGCAGCACTTCATGATGGCCGACTTCAACGCGGTCAAGACCCTGACCACGGCGGTCGACGGCGTCGACGTCTGCGTGGAGAAGGCCGTCAACGACAAGGAGTCGAAGCTCAAGCTGCCGGCCGGTACGTCCAAGGTCGAGGGTGAGCAGGCGCTGGCCTTCGTGCGGACCCGGCACAGCTTCGGCAACCAGGGCGACCTCGACCGCATCAAGGTGCAGCAGCAGTTCCTGGGTTCGCTGATGCGCAAGATGGCGTCCAGCGACACCCTCACCAACCCCAGCAAGCTGCTGAAGCTGGCCGAGGCCGCCACCAACGCGCTGACCGTGGACACCGGCATCGGGAAGGTCAGCACGCTGAAGGACGTGGCGCTGGAGTTGAAGAAGGTGCCGCCGAAGAACATCTCCTTCACGACGGTGCCGGTGGTGGACAACCCGGCCGAGAAGATCAAGGCGACCGTCGTCGTCGACGAGTCGCGCGCGCCCCAGGTCTTCCAGATGATCAAGAGCGACACCTCCCTCACCGCGGTGAAGCAGAAGGAGGCGAAAGAGAAGGCGGCGGTCGCCGCTCGTCTCAAGGGCGAGAAGTCCGCCGCCTCGGAGGTCCGCGTGCGTATCCTCAACGGCGGCGCCCCGAACGGCGCGGCGCAGGCACAGCTCAACTGGCTGCAGCTCCAGGCGGGCGTGCTCAAGTCCGAGAACGCGGGCGTCCTGGGCAGCACGCAGCCCAAGACGACGCTCGAATACGCGCCCGATCAGGCGGACCAGGCACGCAAGCTGGCCGACATCATGGGTCTGAGCGGATCGGCGATGAAGCCGGGCAAGAGCGTGGCCAACTCCCAAGGACTGCCGACGATGTCACTCGTCCTGGGAGAGGACTTCAAGGGCGCCGGGGTGAAGATGAACTCCACTTCGGCGGCGGCGTCGGACGTGGAGAAGTCCACAGCGGACAAGGTTCAGTGCGCCAGCTGA
- a CDS encoding TIGR03089 family protein, whose product MNATDRTPADLLRSTLASDPARPLVTFYDDATGERVELSVATFANWVAKTANLLQGELAAEPGERVALLLPAHWQTAVWLLACSSVGVVADVGGDAAGADHVVAGPGQFEAGLACSGERVALSLAPLGRRFAQPPAGYVDYAVEVPSQGDVFQAYAPVDPEAPAVVVAGAELTGAEVVERARADAPALGLTGPGARLLSGLSYDTWEGLSAGLFAPLTVGGSVVLCRNLEQVGEDAVAKRVESERVTATAR is encoded by the coding sequence GTGAACGCCACCGACCGCACCCCTGCCGACCTGCTGCGATCCACGCTCGCCTCGGATCCCGCACGCCCTCTGGTGACTTTCTACGACGACGCCACGGGCGAACGTGTCGAACTGTCCGTGGCCACCTTCGCCAATTGGGTGGCCAAGACCGCCAACCTGCTCCAGGGCGAACTGGCCGCCGAGCCCGGGGAACGGGTCGCCCTGCTGCTGCCCGCGCACTGGCAGACCGCGGTGTGGCTGCTCGCCTGTTCCTCCGTGGGGGTCGTGGCGGACGTCGGGGGCGACGCGGCCGGGGCCGACCATGTGGTGGCCGGGCCCGGGCAGTTCGAGGCCGGGCTCGCCTGCTCCGGGGAGCGGGTCGCGTTGTCGCTGGCGCCGCTGGGGCGGCGCTTCGCCCAGCCGCCCGCCGGGTACGTCGACTACGCCGTCGAGGTGCCCAGCCAGGGAGACGTCTTCCAGGCGTACGCGCCGGTGGATCCGGAGGCGCCCGCGGTGGTCGTCGCGGGGGCGGAGCTGACGGGGGCGGAGGTCGTCGAGCGGGCTCGGGCGGATGCGCCCGCGCTGGGTCTGACGGGGCCCGGGGCTCGGCTGCTGTCCGGGCTTTCGTACGACACGTGGGAGGGGCTGAGCGCCGGTCTCTTCGCGCCGCTGACTGTTGGGGGGTCCGTGGTGCTGTGCCGGAATCTTGAGCAGGTCGGGGAGGATGCGGTGGCCAAGCGGGTTGAAAGTGAGCGGGTTACCGCTACGGCTCGCTGA
- a CDS encoding WhiB family transcriptional regulator has protein sequence MTELFQELLVDEAEEELGWQERALCAQTDPESFFPEKGGSTREAKKVCLACEVRSECLEYALANDERFGIWGGLSERERRRLKKAAV, from the coding sequence ATGACCGAGCTGTTTCAGGAACTGCTGGTCGACGAGGCCGAAGAGGAGCTCGGCTGGCAGGAGCGGGCGCTCTGCGCGCAGACCGACCCCGAGTCCTTTTTCCCCGAGAAGGGCGGATCGACCCGTGAGGCCAAGAAAGTGTGCCTCGCCTGCGAGGTCCGCTCCGAGTGCCTCGAATACGCCCTCGCCAACGACGAGCGCTTCGGTATCTGGGGCGGTCTGTCCGAGCGTGAGCGACGCCGCCTGAAGAAGGCCGCCGTCTGA